The genomic window ATTCTTTTTCTTCCGGGGTGATTTGATCGAAACCATCTTCTTCCGGCTTGCCTCTGCCAAAGAAAATCCAGTCTGTTGATTTTCCCTTTTTATCAGCATAAGAAATAATTTCTTCATAAGGAATGCTATTTTCCTTCTTCCTCAAAGAAAAAGCAGCCGGTTTAAAACCCAACAATGAAGCCAATGCAGTATTATTTTTTGCACCACTTGTCTTTTTAAGGCGAACCATTATTTTAGAAAATATAAATTTTTTTCTTGACATGTTAGCAACTCTAAAATAAAATGTTTTTAGCTATATAACTCACTAAAAGAATGGGGTGGTCACCATGGTTAAAAAATATCTTCCTCTTTTAAGAGACTTCGACCGGGAAATCAGTATTTTACCCAGGTCACCCCATCGTCTGGAAGCGAAGAAGGCCATCGGCACGCTTCTCGACTTCATTTTACTGCTTCAGCAATCTGAAAACTTGAAAGGGGCAACAACCGGGCAACACACGATAAAGCCCCCAACAAGGCAAAGGGGTCCCGTCAAAACTGATACCGTTGGCGCGGAGTATGTAAAGGCGGGGCCTCTTTCTTTTATTCAAAACGAATAATATAACATCACTCGATTTGATGCAAGGTTTTCGATTTTGGATAGAGAAAGAATAGTTGCTGGTTGCTGGTTGCCGGTTGCCGGTTGCCGGTTAAAACTCTAACCCCCCCGGCCCCCCTTGACAAGGGGGAAGTATCGTTGCAGGGTTTAAAATCCTGATAATCCCGTTAATCCTGTCAGAAAAAAGCAAAATTTTTACCACGGACAGGGCCGGAAAAGGGCCGGAAATTAAAATCAGATCAAAAGAAGTGTTATCCACGAAGGAACACGAAGAAAAGAAAATATTTGAAGTTTTAAAATCCTGTTAATCCTGTCTAAAAAAAATAGAATCCTTTCTTCGTGAAACTTCGTGTCCTTGGTGGCTAAATCTTTTAGCTTTTAAAATCCGGTTAATCCTCTCAATCCTGTCAAAAAAAGGGGCAACGATTAGAGGCTGCTTATAAACATTGAATGTTTACTTCAATAAATCCTCGATAATATTAGTCAAGACCTCCACAGCGGGAGGCTTCATAATATATGCGTCAAAACCTTCACCCAGGAGTTTGCCTTCTTCATCCTCTTTTGCGCTTGCCGTAAGCGCTACAACAGGTATTTTTTCTTGTCCCGGAATTTCTTTCACTTTATTCATCGCTTCTATGCCGTTCATTCCAGGCATGTTGAGATCCATAAGAATCAGATCGGGGCTTTCCTTTTGCGCCTTTTTTACGCCCTCATAGCCATCGTCGGCATCGATTACTTCATAACCGAGTGTTTTCAAAATATCACCGGTAATATTTCGAATCAGCATATTGTCGTCAACAATAAGAATCTTTTTCATGCTTATGCTCCTTCAATAATTTATTAGTTTGCATTAGAACTTATTTTTTTATTCCCTGCAGATAAAAGGCTTCTATAAAAGCGTACATTATTTTTTACCATTATCAATCAAAATCCGCCGATTATTTAAAATAAGCATGAAGGCAGAAATGAGGCTTGCAAGTTGCCGGCTGCTGGTTTTTACAATCCCCTTAATTATGCGACTAAAAAAAGACCTTCACTTTATCACGCCTTTCAAGGTCCAGTTCCTCTGCCGCATCACCTTGATTCATGGCAATTTCAAGACAGCCTGAACTACCCATAAGCAGCAGCGGTTCCCCTTCTTCCACATCACTGTATGTCCTTTTTATCCCTTTAATTTTTCTGTGGTCTATCACGACCCTGGCTTTTTCAAAATCCCTTCCGGCAAGGTCTTTTTGGCGGATGTTAGTCGTGGCGTTTCCAAAGGCGTCGATAAAGAGAATTTCTCCGACGATCTCATGATCGGACCTGAAGGGAGCAGGAATGCTGAGCCTTTGGGGATTATCAATGATGTTGCCCAGGGAACCGGGGGCTATTCCCAGGCCGGCATGGGCCGCAACGGGTGCAAAAATATCACGGCCGTGAAAGGTGGCGCTCACCTCTTTTCTAAAATAGTCTTTATTGGACAGTTCAATAATCTGCTTAATGGACTCATTTTTAAGGACCAGAGTAAAAAGCCCGTTATCGGGACCGATAAAGAGGTGCTTTTCCGTCTCAATCAAAATGCCGCGCCTCTCCGATCCGACGCCGGGATCGACGACAGCCACGTGAATGGTCCCCCTGGGGTAGAGATGATAAAAATTGGAAATAAGCAAGGCCCCTTCCAGCACATTTTGCGGCTCCACCATATGAGAAATATCAACGATATTCACCGGGGGATTAATGGAATAAATAACTCCCTTCATCTCTCCCACATAACTGTCCTGGAGACCGAAATCAGTCGTTAAGGTGATAATGGACGGCATGAAAAAATGCTCCTTACGTTGTAAACGGTATAATCAGGAATATAGCATATTGAAGAGGGCGAAACAAAGAGACTCTTGGGGGCTGCAAAGAAGCGTTGCAGCAAAATAAAAAGGGGAGCCAAAAGGCTCCCCCCTTAGTAGATATTTATTTAATTATCTGCAGGCTTTGTTATTAGCGCAGTCTGAATCGGCACAATCAACAGCGCCGTCACTGTCATTGTCGATTCCATCACTGCATGTGTTTCCATTGCCCTCGGAATGACCGCCACCGGTACAAAGAGGGTCTTTGCGGCAATCCCCCTTGTCGGAGCAATCCGCCTTGCCGTCACAGTCATTGTCAATGCCATCATCACAGACCTCAGGCACGCAGACAGGGCACGCCGGACTACCTGTACAGTTGCCGTCTGCACAGTCAATCTGTCCGTCACAGTCATTATCTGTCGCATCACTGCAAGCCTCGACAGCGCCGGGATGAATCCCGGAATCGGCATCGTTGCAATCTATAGGACCGCAATCAAGCCCTTCAACGGCGTAACCGTCACCATCGGCATCGGTACAGGGGATACACACAGGATCTGTTTCACAGACCGTATCCTGGCAATCAATTAAACCGTTGCAGTTATTGTCCTTCGTATCATCACACACTTCGGAAGCCTGGGGATTAATAAAGGGATCGGAATCATCGCAATCACCGGGGAAACACAGGCTCGAATATGGATTGAAACCATAGAACCCATCACCGTCGAGATCATAATCCGCGCAGTTTACCGGGCAGGGATCATCGAATTGGCCATTGCAATTTTCATCGATACCGTTACCGCAGATTTCGGCAGCGCCGGGATAGATGTTCGGGTCATTATCATTACAATCATAATCCGCGTTAAAACCGTCACCATCATTATCGGGGGGTGGACAAGTATCATCAAAGTTGCCGTTACAGTTTTCGTCAATGCCATTGCCGCAGATTTCCGTTGCATAGGGATAAATTAATGGATCATTATCATTGCAGTCACTAGGGTAGCACTGGCCCGTATACAGACTAAAACCGTAGAAACCGTCACCATCGGTATCATAAATTGAGCAATCTATGGCGCAGGAATCATCGGACATACCATTGCAGTTTTCATCAATGTTGTTACCGCAGATCTCGGCGGCGCCGGGATAGATATTCGGATCATTATCATTACAATCGCTCCATGTACAGTTTGTGCCACCGCTATATGTGGCGAAGCCCGCATCGTGACCGTCCCCATCATTATCAATACACCCCGGTTCGACAGCCATTGCCTGCCCGCTGAAAAGCAAAAGGGACAGAACCATTGTTAAAAACAACCTCATCTTGTGACTCATGATAAACCTCCTTTGTTTGATTTTTAATTTATTGACTCTTATATCACATTAAAAACCAAAATGCGACACATATTTCTCATTTAAATTCATTTTTTTTGCGGGAGGGGAAAGAAATATACCATTGACGAGTTCCCATTGGCGATTGAGAAAGCCCGACAGCTTGTTAAAATACTCCGGGATTTCAGGCCAGGACCGCTTATTCCTCTATTTTTTCAAAACCGCTTTTATCAATACCACAGATGGGACATAGCCATTCATCTTCATCGAGGTCTTCGAATGGCGTGCCGGGGGGGACATCAGCCTCGTCATCTCCTTTTGCCGGATCATAAATATAACCACATACTGTGCAGCGCCACTTTTCCATAAAAGAAACTCCTCAATCTGTATTTGCGCAAGCTTTCCAGCACAACCCCTTAAAAAACTCGGCTTACGTCAAATTTTTAACATCAAATATTTTATCAACTTCCTCTTTAGCAAGAATGCCTTTTTCTATAACCAATTCACGGATGGTAAGGCCTTTTTTCAGGGCCTCTTCCGATAATTCCGCTGCTTTGTAATAACCGATATGCCTGTTTAGAAAGGTGGCCAGGCCCACCGTCTTTTCCGCATAGTCCCTGCAACGGTCCTCATTGGCAATTATGCCGTCGATACAGCGCTTTGCCAGCAGGGTCATGCCGTTTTTGAGTATCTCCAGCGAGGCAAGTATATTGTGATTAATGACCGGCATCATGACGTTAAGCTCCATCTGCCCTGCCTGAACAGCCATGGCGACGGTATGATCGTTCCCGCAGACCTGGAAGGCCGCCATGTTGATGGCTTCAGCCATAACGGGATTGACCTTGCCCGGCATGATGGATGAACCGGGCTGCAGGGGAGGAAGGATAATTTCCGCAAAGCCCGTTCTTGGCCCCGAGCTTAGCAGGCGAAGATCATTGGCAATGCGTGTAATTTCAAGGGCGAGGTTCCTTAGCGATGAAGAGAGGAAGGCAAAGTCGGCCATACTCTGAGTCGCCTCAAAAAGATTGGCGCTTTTTTCTATCTTATGGCCGGACAGTTCCGACAGATAGGGGACCACCGCTTCCCGATAGCCTTCCGGCGTATTCACCCCTGTTCCGGCGGCCGTGGCGCCAAGACCGGTAAAGCGAAGGGCATGGAGAGCGAAAAGGATCTTTTCCCTGCATTTTTTCAAGGCCTCACTATAGCCGCTGAATTCCTGGCCCAGCCTGACGGGAACGGCATCCTGAAGGTGAGTTCTTCCCGATTTTATAAGAGGATAGAATTGACGGGCCTTAAGGTCAAAAGCCTTTATAAGCGTTGCCGACGATTCCAGAAACTCATCTCCCAGCATCAGGGCGGCAAGCCGCATGGCGGAAGGAAAAGCATCGTTTGTCGACTGGGACATATTAACGTGATCATTGGGATGGATGCGGGAATAATCCCCTTTTTTGCCGCCCAGTATTTCTATGGCCCTGTTGGCGACAACCTCGTTGGCATTCATATTGTGGGAAGTGCCGGCACCTGCCTGATAAACATCAACGACAAAATGACGATGCCATTTGCCATGAGTAACCTCTTTGGCCGCTTCTGCTATGGCGCTGCCTCTTTGGGCGTCAAGGGCGCCGCAGTCCATATTTGCCTCTGCGGCGGCGTATTTGACAATGGCAGTGGCTTTGATAAAAACAGGGTGGGCCTTTAAGCCGCTAATGGGAAAGTTTTCAACGGCCCTCGCCGTTTGCGCGCCATAATAGGCGTCCATTGGCACCCTGACTTCACCAAGGGTATCTTTTTCTACGCGGCAATCCATACACCCCCCCTGATTAATTTGCGTCATTCCAGCGGGACACTACCCGCTTATTCCAGGAGATGTAATAAGTATAGCAGAAAAGGGAATAATTATTTGGAAGTGAGTTTAGACTTAAGAAAGTCCTTGATTCGACTCTGAACCTGGTCAGGAATCTCCTTGCAGGAGATCTCACCGGTCAGTTCTTTTGTTTTCTTGTAGGTTTCAAAAAAAGCAAGGCATGATGAGCAGTCATCAATATGACGCTCAAATTCTTCCTTGAATTGAGGGTTCATTTCCCCCTCAAGGTAGTCGTTGATCAATTCTATCAGGTCTTCGCATCTCATAACGCTTCTCTATCCTTTGTAGTAACGGGCCAGCCTGTCTCTCAAAAAAAGCCTTGCCCTGTGCAGCCGCGACTTTACGGCAGGAATAGTCATGCCCGTCGCATCTGCAACCTCTTCCGTTGATAAACCCTGAATATCTCTCATCACCAAAACGGTTTTATATTTTTCCGAGAGCTTATCAATGTTCTCCATGATGAGTTGACGCATCTCTTTCCTGACAAGCTGGTTATCAGCTTTATCGGCCCAGTTGCTCACAGGGTACTCGTGCATACCGCTTTTTTCAAACTTGGGCATGTGTTCCTCAATCGGTATGTAGTCGTGCCTCTTGATTTTCCTGATCTTCATATAGGAAAAATTGATAGCAATCCTGTAAATCCAGCTTGAAAGCGCCGCTTCACCCCTGAAGGTATGGATTTTTTCAATGACCTGAAGCAAGGTATCCTGAACGACATCTTCAGCATCCTGCTCTTTTTTCAAAAGGCCCATAGCAAGATGATAGATCTTGTCGCTATAAGCGTCTACCAACTCATCCATGGCTGAAGCTTCTTTGGCCTTCAGTCGTTCTACAAAGTCGGTATCTTGTGATTGTGCCATCAGGCTACCTCAACTTACGATAATTAGGTGCTTAAAAAGATTCAAAAAAGGATAACAACAGAAAAAGAGCGCGTCAAGGAGATTTGAAGACCGAAATGCCTCTTCAGGGGATGGGAAAAGACAGGCCTGCAAAAGGAGAATAACTAGTCTTGCGCTGTCGGGTCCTTATGCGACGTATAGCGCAGGGCGATAAAATAAATGACGACAGAGATTAGCAGGATATACTTAATAATAACACCTCCGCTGCCGAGATACATGAGCGCCCCCGCACCGATAGCAACAACAAAGGAACCATAATCGATATAGGTCAGCGTCTGCGGAGAAACTTTCTGCAAAAACCTTCCGCCACGATCGAGCGCAATGATAAGTCCGATGATAAAAACTGCCGAGATAATGATTTCCGTTGACATCATGTGAGCGATTCTATAATAAATGAGATCTCTATGTCAAGCAAATGCAGCGTCCCCAACGTTGAAAGGATCAATTGAAAAAGAGGCGGAAAATTATCTTATGCGTTTATAGCTGATTCTCCCCTCCCGAACGGACAAAATGACAAAGGTAAAGTCCATGAAGCTTATCTTATTTATTGTCATGGGAAAGGTATAGGTCTTCACACCCTGCAGTGGTATCAACTCACCCTTATCCCCTTTTTTATCGTAACTTACCTGCTTAAAAATAATTTCCCTGTCATTTAATCTGATGACAGAAATATCGAAGGATTGTCCGGGTTTATTTTTCCCTCCCTCCCCTGCCAACCGGTAAGAAAAAAAGATTTCGCCAACCGCTGCATTCGACACGTCACCGGGCCCAATATATTTAATGTCACTTTTCTTTATTGTCTCCCTGTAAGCGCAAGCGCCGCTAAAAGAGGTGATGACTATAATAAGAACAGCGAAGAGCACGCTTTTTTGGGGGCCATTATTTATTTTCATTCACGGCACCGGACCTTCATATTTTTCAAATCTCCTGCTTTTTTT from Deltaproteobacteria bacterium includes these protein-coding regions:
- a CDS encoding helix-turn-helix domain containing protein, translated to MSRKKFIFSKIMVRLKKTSGAKNNTALASLLGFKPAAFSLRKKENSIPYEEIISYADKKGKSTDWIFFGRGKPEEDGFDQITPEEKE
- a CDS encoding response regulator; the encoded protein is MKKILIVDDNMLIRNITGDILKTLGYEVIDADDGYEGVKKAQKESPDLILMDLNMPGMNGIEAMNKVKEIPGQEKIPVVALTASAKEDEEGKLLGEGFDAYIMKPPAVEVLTNIIEDLLK
- a CDS encoding SAM-dependent chlorinase/fluorinase — protein: MPSIITLTTDFGLQDSYVGEMKGVIYSINPPVNIVDISHMVEPQNVLEGALLISNFYHLYPRGTIHVAVVDPGVGSERRGILIETEKHLFIGPDNGLFTLVLKNESIKQIIELSNKDYFRKEVSATFHGRDIFAPVAAHAGLGIAPGSLGNIIDNPQRLSIPAPFRSDHEIVGEILFIDAFGNATTNIRQKDLAGRDFEKARVVIDHRKIKGIKRTYSDVEEGEPLLLMGSSGCLEIAMNQGDAAEELDLERRDKVKVFF
- a CDS encoding MopE-related protein — encoded protein: MSHKMRLFLTMVLSLLLFSGQAMAVEPGCIDNDGDGHDAGFATYSGGTNCTWSDCNDNDPNIYPGAAEICGNNIDENCNGMSDDSCAIDCSIYDTDGDGFYGFSLYTGQCYPSDCNDNDPLIYPYATEICGNGIDENCNGNFDDTCPPPDNDGDGFNADYDCNDNDPNIYPGAAEICGNGIDENCNGQFDDPCPVNCADYDLDGDGFYGFNPYSSLCFPGDCDDSDPFINPQASEVCDDTKDNNCNGLIDCQDTVCETDPVCIPCTDADGDGYAVEGLDCGPIDCNDADSGIHPGAVEACSDATDNDCDGQIDCADGNCTGSPACPVCVPEVCDDGIDNDCDGKADCSDKGDCRKDPLCTGGGHSEGNGNTCSDGIDNDSDGAVDCADSDCANNKACR
- a CDS encoding rubredoxin; translation: MEKWRCTVCGYIYDPAKGDDEADVPPGTPFEDLDEDEWLCPICGIDKSGFEKIEE
- a CDS encoding aspartate ammonia-lyase, translating into MDCRVEKDTLGEVRVPMDAYYGAQTARAVENFPISGLKAHPVFIKATAIVKYAAAEANMDCGALDAQRGSAIAEAAKEVTHGKWHRHFVVDVYQAGAGTSHNMNANEVVANRAIEILGGKKGDYSRIHPNDHVNMSQSTNDAFPSAMRLAALMLGDEFLESSATLIKAFDLKARQFYPLIKSGRTHLQDAVPVRLGQEFSGYSEALKKCREKILFALHALRFTGLGATAAGTGVNTPEGYREAVVPYLSELSGHKIEKSANLFEATQSMADFAFLSSSLRNLALEITRIANDLRLLSSGPRTGFAEIILPPLQPGSSIMPGKVNPVMAEAINMAAFQVCGNDHTVAMAVQAGQMELNVMMPVINHNILASLEILKNGMTLLAKRCIDGIIANEDRCRDYAEKTVGLATFLNRHIGYYKAAELSEEALKKGLTIRELVIEKGILAKEEVDKIFDVKNLT
- a CDS encoding zf-HC2 domain-containing protein → MRCEDLIELINDYLEGEMNPQFKEEFERHIDDCSSCLAFFETYKKTKELTGEISCKEIPDQVQSRIKDFLKSKLTSK
- a CDS encoding sigma-70 family RNA polymerase sigma factor, with amino-acid sequence MAQSQDTDFVERLKAKEASAMDELVDAYSDKIYHLAMGLLKKEQDAEDVVQDTLLQVIEKIHTFRGEAALSSWIYRIAINFSYMKIRKIKRHDYIPIEEHMPKFEKSGMHEYPVSNWADKADNQLVRKEMRQLIMENIDKLSEKYKTVLVMRDIQGLSTEEVADATGMTIPAVKSRLHRARLFLRDRLARYYKG